In Nocardioides cavernae, a single genomic region encodes these proteins:
- a CDS encoding zinc-binding dehydrogenase, with protein sequence MFAVYAESFSSDDPLNGLVVGERPAPEAPDGWATVTVKAASLNHHDLWSLRGVGLREESLPMILGCDAAGVDEDGNEVVVHGVIGDPRWTGDEADDPGRSLLSERHQGTFADQVVVPRRNLVPKPDSLSFEEAACLPTAWLTAYRMLFVQGGCKPGETVLVQGAGGGVATALITLGRAAGLTVLATSRDEAKRARARELGAHEVFESGARLPVRVDAVMETVGKATWTHSIRSLRPGGRIVISGTTSGPDVGDAGLTHVFFKQLSIIGSTMGTRGELDLLVKFLHATGARPLVDRAIPMEEARDGFAAMAEGDVFGKIVFTR encoded by the coding sequence ATGTTCGCCGTCTACGCCGAGTCCTTCTCCTCCGACGACCCGCTGAACGGCCTGGTGGTCGGCGAGCGACCGGCTCCCGAGGCCCCCGACGGGTGGGCGACGGTGACGGTGAAGGCCGCCAGCCTCAACCACCACGACCTGTGGTCGCTGCGGGGTGTGGGCCTGCGCGAGGAGTCGCTGCCGATGATCCTCGGCTGCGACGCCGCGGGTGTCGACGAGGACGGCAACGAGGTCGTCGTCCACGGCGTCATCGGTGACCCGCGGTGGACGGGTGACGAGGCCGACGACCCGGGTCGGTCCTTGCTGTCCGAGCGCCACCAGGGCACCTTCGCCGACCAGGTCGTCGTGCCGCGCCGCAACCTCGTCCCCAAGCCCGACTCGCTCTCCTTCGAGGAGGCGGCCTGCCTGCCCACCGCGTGGCTGACGGCCTACCGGATGCTCTTCGTCCAGGGCGGCTGCAAGCCCGGCGAGACGGTGCTCGTCCAGGGCGCCGGCGGTGGCGTCGCCACCGCGCTCATCACCCTGGGGCGCGCGGCGGGCCTGACGGTCCTCGCCACCAGCCGCGACGAGGCCAAGCGTGCGCGGGCCCGCGAGCTCGGCGCGCACGAGGTGTTCGAGTCCGGCGCGCGCCTGCCCGTGAGGGTCGACGCGGTCATGGAGACGGTCGGCAAGGCGACCTGGACCCATTCGATCCGCTCGCTTCGCCCGGGCGGCAGGATCGTCATCAGCGGCACCACGTCCGGCCCCGACGTCGGTGACGCCGGCCTCACGCACGTGTTCTTCAAGCAGCTCTCGATCATCGGCTCGACGATGGGCACCCGCGGCGAGCTCGACCTGCTGGTGAAGTTCCTGCACGCCACGGGCGCCCGGCCGCTCGTCGACCGGGCGATCCCGATGGAGGAGGCCCGCGACGGCTTCGCCGCGATGGCGGAGGGCGACGTCTTCGGCAAGATCGTCTTCACCCGATGA
- a CDS encoding TetR family transcriptional regulator: MTSEPELLSGEQPSGEGAGETRAERKERTRRAILDAGLTLAADSNLSAVSLRQVAKQVGVVPTAFYRHFDSLELLGLALVDESFRSLRSMLTDVWRHAPEYRDFIDGSLPIVAEHVRDNRAHYAFIARERVAGPPRVREAIGHEIEQTTRELASDIARSGAAEHYSSDDIGLLADLIVSFVVTMAERLVDDPDSEERTLAQARTQLRMLLVGALNWRSREGT, from the coding sequence ATGACCTCCGAGCCCGAGCTGCTGTCCGGCGAGCAGCCGTCCGGCGAGGGCGCGGGAGAGACCCGGGCCGAGCGCAAGGAACGCACCCGCCGAGCCATCCTCGACGCGGGCCTCACCCTCGCGGCCGACTCCAACCTGTCCGCCGTCTCGCTCCGGCAGGTGGCCAAGCAGGTCGGGGTGGTCCCCACGGCGTTCTACCGTCACTTCGACTCGCTGGAGCTGCTCGGACTCGCCCTCGTGGACGAGAGCTTCCGCTCGCTCCGGTCGATGCTGACGGACGTGTGGCGCCACGCCCCGGAGTACCGCGACTTCATCGACGGGTCGCTGCCGATCGTCGCCGAGCACGTGCGGGACAACCGGGCGCACTACGCCTTCATCGCCCGGGAGCGGGTCGCCGGCCCGCCGCGGGTGCGGGAGGCGATCGGCCACGAGATCGAGCAGACCACCCGGGAGCTCGCCTCCGACATCGCCCGCAGCGGTGCCGCCGAGCACTACTCCAGCGACGACATCGGGCTGCTGGCCGACCTGATCGTGTCCTTCGTGGTCACGATGGCCGAGCGGCTGGTCGACGACCCCGACTCCGAGGAGCGCACCCTCGCCCAGGCCCGCACCCAGCTGCGGATGCTGCTCGTGGGCGCGCTCAACTGGCGCTCGCGCGAAGGCACCTGA
- a CDS encoding SDR family oxidoreductase, giving the protein MTRTHVLTGAGSGIGLALARRLVERGDRLVLLARSDARAAELARTFPDAQLLVADLADPGTLNGVGRQVDGPVDSVLHVAGVVDLAPVERLRLAEWEEQVTVNLTAPAVLTRELLPHVRAARGTFVFVNSSAGLAASAEWSAYAASKFGLRAFADALRAEEVEHGVRVSTVYPSRTATPMQEKVHEQEGRTYDASRWISPETVVDTILHVVDLPADATIPDVTVRPVVPRSGT; this is encoded by the coding sequence ATGACCCGCACGCACGTCCTCACCGGTGCCGGCTCGGGCATCGGGCTCGCGCTGGCCCGCCGCCTGGTCGAGCGGGGTGACCGCCTCGTCCTGCTCGCCCGCAGCGACGCCCGCGCGGCGGAGCTCGCCCGGACCTTCCCGGACGCCCAGCTCCTGGTCGCCGACCTGGCCGACCCGGGCACCCTCAACGGGGTGGGGCGGCAGGTCGACGGGCCCGTCGACTCCGTCCTCCACGTCGCCGGCGTGGTCGACCTGGCGCCGGTCGAGCGGCTGCGGCTCGCCGAGTGGGAGGAGCAGGTGACGGTCAACCTCACGGCGCCGGCGGTCCTGACCCGCGAACTGCTGCCGCACGTGCGCGCCGCCCGCGGCACGTTCGTCTTCGTCAACTCCTCCGCCGGGCTGGCCGCCAGCGCCGAGTGGTCGGCGTACGCCGCCTCGAAGTTCGGCCTGCGTGCGTTCGCCGACGCGCTGCGGGCCGAGGAGGTCGAGCACGGGGTGCGCGTCAGCACCGTCTACCCGAGCCGCACCGCCACCCCGATGCAGGAGAAGGTGCACGAGCAGGAAGGGCGCACCTACGACGCCTCGCGCTGGATCAGCCCCGAGACGGTCGTCGACACGATCCTGCACGTCGTCGACCTGCCGGCCGACGCCACCATCCCCGACGTGACGGTCCGCCCCGTCGTGCCGCGGTCCGGCACCTGA
- a CDS encoding nitroreductase family deazaflavin-dependent oxidoreductase codes for MGHDLAAELGYSHATGNPLHRAVRWGASTRAGGWVFSHVLRHLDDAVGRVTRGRRSAPGLLAGLEVLDVTTTGRRSGQRRTSHLIAAPYDGTLALLGTNFGQAATPAWALNLEADPRATLTYRGVSREVLARPATPAETEEVFALAAGFYPGYARYRQRVGERRRIRVFVLQPA; via the coding sequence GTGGGGCACGACCTGGCCGCCGAGCTCGGCTACTCGCACGCCACGGGCAACCCGCTGCACCGGGCGGTGCGCTGGGGCGCCAGCACCCGTGCCGGCGGCTGGGTGTTCTCCCACGTCCTCCGCCACCTCGACGACGCCGTCGGTCGGGTCACCCGGGGACGACGCAGCGCGCCGGGGCTGCTCGCCGGTCTGGAGGTCCTCGACGTGACGACGACCGGGCGCAGGTCGGGACAGCGCCGGACCAGCCACCTCATCGCGGCGCCGTACGACGGCACGCTGGCGCTGCTCGGCACCAACTTCGGCCAGGCCGCGACACCGGCGTGGGCGCTCAACCTCGAGGCCGACCCGCGAGCGACGCTCACCTACCGCGGCGTCTCGCGCGAGGTGCTCGCCCGGCCCGCGACGCCCGCCGAGACCGAGGAGGTCTTCGCGCTGGCCGCAGGCTTCTACCCGGGCTACGCCCGCTACCGGCAGCGCGTCGGCGAGCGCCGACGGATCCGGGTCTTCGTCCTGCAGCCGGCCTGA
- a CDS encoding DUF6104 family protein: MYFTDRGIEELERRRGDEEVTLAWLAEQLQAFVDAHPDFEVPVERLATWLARLDDPED; the protein is encoded by the coding sequence GTGTACTTCACCGATCGCGGGATCGAGGAGCTCGAGAGGCGCCGGGGTGACGAGGAGGTCACCCTGGCGTGGCTCGCCGAGCAGCTGCAGGCGTTCGTCGACGCGCACCCCGACTTCGAGGTGCCGGTCGAGCGGCTGGCCACCTGGCTGGCCCGGCTCGACGACCCCGAGGACTAG